The Lates calcarifer isolate ASB-BC8 linkage group LG14, TLL_Latcal_v3, whole genome shotgun sequence genome has a segment encoding these proteins:
- the LOC108888791 gene encoding uncharacterized protein LOC108888791 isoform X34: protein MMFSSEVYNMDYGLIIFLLTGALVSVASAQTRQYHFVSTPLNWTEAQSFCRQVYTDLATIENTADVSAVNATTSNYTGQAWIGLYDDLVNSWRWSLDNSSFYGEGETEFRNWDLNPVQPNNQLGQQYCVVLYGGRLGTWGDTECSMELQFVCYAGIENGTLVYVIIDNQVNWTQAQRFCRENYVDLASIRNQTENDIITSISNGRFVWIGLYRNNLWSDGSTSLFRNWAAGQPDSGTDNCFTTSFSGSGQWSDDDCSLSLPFICFRTIPPNAEGFRSTGQDETSITLQWNKVNNNVSYILQFDGTEINITAPDGDGPVTHTVSSLTAGTKYTFTLFSVFEDVRSSGVSFTAVTVPSNAGGFRSTGQDETSITLQWNKVNNNVSFTLQFDGTEINITAPDGDGPVTHTVSSLTAATKYTFTLFSVFEDVRSSGVSVTAVTAPSNTGGFRSTGQDETSITLQWNKVNNNVSFTLQFDGTEINITAPDGDGPVTHTVSSLTAGTKYTFTLFSVFEDVRSSGVSVTAVTAPSNTGGFRSTGQDETSITLQWNKVNNNVSFTLQFDGTEINITAPDGDGPVTHTVSSLTAGTKYTFTLFSVFEDVRSSGVSVTAVTAPSNTGGFRSTGQDETSITLQWNKVNNNVSFTLQFDGTEINITAPDGDGPVTHTVSSLTAGTKYTFTLFSVFEDVRSSGVSVTAVTAPSNTGGFRSTGQDETSITLQWNKVNNNVSFTLQFDGTEINITAPDGDGPVTHTVSSLTAGTKYTFTLFSVFEDVRSSGVSVTAVTAPSNTGGFRSTGQDETSITLQWNKVNNNVSFTLQFDGTEINITAPDGDGPVTHTVSSLTAGTKYTFTLFSVFEDVRSSGVSVTAVTAPSNTGGFRSTGQDETSITLQWNKVNNNVSFTLQFDGTEINITAPDGDGPVTHTVSSLTAGTKYTFTLFSVFEDVRSSGVSVTAVTAPSNTGGFRSTGQDETSITLQWNKVNNNVSFTLQFDGTEINITAPDGDGPVTHTVSSLTAGTKYTFTLFSVFEDVRSSGVSVTAVTAPSNTGGFRSTGQDETSITLQWNKVNNNVSFTLQFDGTEINITAPDGDGPVTHTISSLTAGTKYTFTLFSVFEDVRSSGVSVTAVTAPSNTGGFRSTGQDETSITLQWNKVNNNVSFTLQFDGTEINITAPDGDGPVTHTVSSLTAGTKYTFTLFSVFEDVRSSGVSVTAVTAPSNAGNFRSTGQDETSITLQWNKVNNNVSYILQFDGTEINITAPDGDGPVTHTVSSLTAGTKYTFTLFSVLEDIRSSGVSFTAVTAPSNTGGFRSTGQDETSITLQWNKVNNNVSFTLQFDGTEINITAPDGDGPVTHTVSSLTAGTKYTFTLFSVFEDVRSSGVSVTAVTAPSNTGGFRSTGQDETSITLQWNKVNNNVSFTLQFDGTEINITAPDGDGPVTHTVSSLTAGTKYTFTLFSVFEDIRSSGVSFTAVTAPSNAGNFRSTGQDETSITLQWNKVNNNVSYILQFDGTEINITAPDGDGPVTHTVSSLTAGTKYTFTLFSVFEDVRSSGVSFTAVTGEILNFFSVLLM, encoded by the exons ATGATG ttttcttCAGAGGTTTATAACATGGATTATGGGCTGATCATCTTTTTGCTCACAG gaGCATTGGTCAGTGTTGCCTCTGCCCAAACTCGTCAGTATCACTTTGTGAGCACGCCACTGAACtggactgaagctcagagctTCTGCCGACAGGTCTATACTGACCTGGCCACCATagaaaacacagctgatgtCAGTGCCGTTAATGCTACTACATCAAACTACACAG GCCAGGCTTGGATAGGTCTCTATGATGATTTGGTAAACAGCTGGAGATGGTCCCTGGATAACAGCAGCTTCTAtggagaaggagaaacagagtTTAGAAATTGGGATTTGAATCCTGTTCAGCCCAACAATCAACTAGGACAACAGTACTGTGTGGTATTATATGGTGGCCGTTTGGGCACATGGGGAGACACTGAATGCAGCATGGAACTTCAGTTTGTGTGCTATGCTG GCATAGAAAATGGCACACTGGTCTATGTTATAATTGACAATCAGGTGAATTGGACTCAAGCTCAGAGATTCTGCAGGGAGAATTATGTTGACCTAGCCAG TATAAGaaatcagacagaaaatgacatcATCACAAGCATATCAAATGGGAGATTTGTGTGGATTGGTCTGTACCGGAATAACCTGTGGTCTGATGGGAGCACCTCTCTGTTTCGAAACTGGGCCGCTGGACAGCCAGACTCTGGGACAGATAACTGTTTCACCACATCATTCAGTGGCTCAGGACAGTGGTCAGATGATGATTGCTCCCTCAGCTTGCCATTCATCTGTTTCAGAACAA TTCCACCCAACGCAGAAGGCTTCAGATCAACAGGACAAGATGAGACCAGTATCactctgcagtggaataaaGTCAACAACAATGTCAGCTATATTCTCCAGTTTGATGGGACAGAGATAAACATCACTGCACCAGATGGAGATGGACCAGTAACTCACACAGTCTCATCTCTCACTGCTGGAACCAAAtacacattcactctcttctctgtgtttgaggacGTCAGAAGCAGTGGAGTAAGCTTTACTGCAGTCACTG TTCCTTCAAATGCAGGAGGCTTCAGGTCAACAGGACAAGATGAGACCAGTATCactctgcagtggaataaaGTCAACAACAATGTCAGCTTTACTCTCCAGTTTGATGGTACAGAGATAAACATCACTGCACCAGATGGAGATGGACCAGTAACTCACACAGTCTCATCTCTCACTGCTGCAACCAAAtacacattcactctcttctctgtgtttgaggacGTCAGAAGCAGTGGAGTAAGCGTTACTGCAGTCACTG ctcctTCAAACACAGGAGGCTTCAGGTCAACAGGACAAGATGAGACCAGTATCactctgcagtggaataaaGTCAACAACAATGTCAGCTTTACTCTCCAGTTTGATGGAACAGAGATAAACATCACTGCACCAGATGGAGATGGACCAGTAACTCACACAGTCTCATCTCTCACTGCTGGAACCAAAtacacattcactctcttctctgtgtttgaggacGTCAGAAGCAGTGGAGTAAGCGTTACTGCAGTCACTG ctcctTCAAACACAGGAGGCTTCAGGTCAACAGGACAAGATGAGACCAGTATCactctgcagtggaataaaGTCAACAACAATGTCAGCTTTACTCTCCAGTTTGATGGAACAGAGATAAACATCACTGCACCAGATGGAGATGGACCAGTAACTCACACAGTCTCATCTCTCACTGCTGGAACCAAAtacacattcactctcttctctgtgtttgaggacGTCAGAAGCAGTGGAGTAAGCGTTACTGCAGTCACTG ctcctTCAAACACAGGAGGCTTCAGGTCAACAGGACAAGATGAGACCAGTATCactctgcagtggaataaaGTCAACAACAATGTCAGCTTTACTCTCCAGTTTGATGGAACAGAGATAAACATCACTGCACCAGATGGAGATGGACCAGTAACTCACACAGTCTCATCTCTCACTGCTGGAACCAAAtacacattcactctcttctctgtgtttgaggacGTCAGAAGCAGTGGAGTAAGTGTTACTGCAGTCACTG ctcctTCAAACACAGGAGGCTTCAGGTCAACAGGACAAGATGAGACCAGTATCactctgcagtggaataaaGTCAACAACAATGTCAGCTTTACTCTCCAGTTTGATGGAACAGAGATAAACATCACTGCACCAGATGGAGATGGACCAGTAACTCACACAGTCTCATCTCTCACTGCTGGAACCAAAtacacattcactctcttctctgtgtttgaggacGTCAGAAGCAGTGGAGTAAGCGTTACTGCAGTCACTG ctcctTCAAACACAGGAGGCTTCAGGTCAACAGGACAAGATGAGACCAGTATCactctgcagtggaataaaGTCAACAACAATGTCAGCTTTACTCTCCAGTTTGATGGAACAGAGATAAACATCACTGCACCAGATGGAGATGGACCAGTAACTCACACAGTCTCATCTCTCACTGCTGGAACCAAAtacacattcactctcttctctgtgtttgaggacGTCAGAAGCAGTGGAGTAAGCGTTACTGCAGTCACTG ctcctTCAAACACAGGAGGCTTCAGGTCAACAGGACAAGATGAGACCAGTATCactctgcagtggaataaaGTCAACAACAATGTCAGCTTTACTCTCCAGTTTGATGGAACAGAGATAAACATCACTGCACCAGATGGAGATGGACCAGTAACTCACACAGTCTCATCTCTCACTGCTGGAACCAAAtacacattcactctcttctctgtgtttgaggacGTCAGAAGCAGTGGAGTAAGTGTTACTGCAGTCACTG ctcctTCAAACACAGGAGGCTTCAGATCAACAGGACAAGATGAGACCAGTATCactctgcagtggaataaaGTCAACAACAATGTCAGCTTTACTCTCCAGTTTGATGGAACAGAGATAAACATCACTGCACCAGATGGAGATGGACCAGTAACTCACACAGTCTCATCTCTCACTGCTGGAACCAAAtacacattcactctcttctctgtgtttgaggacGTCAGAAGCAGTGGAGTAAGCGTTACTGCAGTCACTG ctcctTCAAACACAGGAGGCTTCAGGTCAACAGGACAAGATGAGACCAGTATCactctgcagtggaataaaGTCAACAACAATGTCAGCTTTACTCTCCAGTTTGATGGAACAGAGATAAACATCACTGCACCAGATGGAGATGGACCAGTAACTCACACAATCTCATCTCTCACTGCTGGAACCAAAtacacattcactctcttctctgtgtttgaggacGTCAGAAGCAGTGGAGTAAGTGTTACTGCAGTCACTG ctcctTCAAACACAGGAGGCTTCAGATCAACAGGACAAGATGAGACCAGTATCactctgcagtggaataaaGTCAACAACAATGTCAGCTTTACTCTCCAGTTTGATGGAACAGAGATAAACATCACTGCACCAGATGGAGATGGACCAGTAACTCACACAGTCTCATCTCTCACTGCTGGAACCAAAtacacattcactctcttctctgtgtttgaggacGTCAGAAGCAGTGGAGTAAGCGTTACTGCAGTCACTG ctcctTCAAATGCAGGAAACTTCAGGTCAACAGGACAAGATGAGACCAGTATCactctgcagtggaataaaGTCAACAACAATGTCAGCTATATTCTCCAGTTCGATGGTACAGAGATAAACATCACTGCACCAGATGGAGATGGACCAGTAACTCACACAGTCTCATCTCTCACTGCTGGAACCAAAtacacattcactctcttctctgtgctTGAGGACATCAGAAGCAGTGGAGTAAGCTTTACTGCAGTCACTG ctcctTCAAACACAGGAGGCTTCAGGTCAACAGGACAAGATGAGACCAGTATCactctgcagtggaataaaGTCAACAACAATGTCAGCTTTACTCTCCAGTTTGATGGTACAGAGATAAACATCACTGCACCAGATGGAGATGGACCAGTAACTCACACAGTCTCATCTCTCACTGCTGGAACCAAAtacacattcactctcttctctgtgtttgaggacGTCAGAAGCAGTGGAGTAAGCGTTACTGCAGTCACTG ctcctTCAAACACAGGAGGCTTCAGGTCAACAGGACAAGATGAGACCAGTATCactctgcagtggaataaaGTCAACAACAATGTCAGCTTTACTCTCCAGTTTGATGGAACAGAGATAAACATCACTGCACCAGATGGAGATGGACCAGTAACTCACACAGTCTCATCTCTCACTGCTGGAACCAAAtacacattcactctcttctctgtgtttgaggacATCAGAAGCAGTGGAGTAAGCTTTACTGCAGTCACTG
- the LOC108888791 gene encoding uncharacterized protein LOC108888791 isoform X47, translating to MMFSSEVYNMDYGLIIFLLTGALVSVASAQTRQYHFVSTPLNWTEAQSFCRQVYTDLATIENTADVSAVNATTSNYTGQAWIGLYDDLVNSWRWSLDNSSFYGEGETEFRNWDLNPVQPNNQLGQQYCVVLYGGRLGTWGDTECSMELQFVCYAGIENGTLVYVIIDNQVNWTQAQRFCRENYVDLASIRNQTENDIITSISNGRFVWIGLYRNNLWSDGSTSLFRNWAAGQPDSGTDNCFTTSFSGSGQWSDDDCSLSLPFICFRTIPPNAEGFRSTGQDETSITLQWNKVNNNVSYILQFDGTEINITAPDGDGPVTHTVSSLTAGTKYTFTLFSVFEDVRSSGVSFTAVTVPSNAGGFRSTGQDETSITLQWNKVNNNVSFTLQFDGTEINITAPDGDGPVTHTVSSLTAATKYTFTLFSVFEDVRSSGVSVTAVTAPSNTGGFRSTGQDETSITLQWNKVNNNVSFTLQFDGTEINITAPDGDGPVTHTVSSLTAGTKYTFTLFSVFEDVRSSGVSVTAVTAPSNTGGFRSTGQDETSITLQWNKVNNNVSFTLQFDGTEINITAPDGDGPVTHTVSSLTAGTKYTFTLFSVFEDVRSSGVSVTAVTAPSNTGGFRSTGQDETSITLQWNKVNNNVSFTLQFDGTEINITAPDGDGPVTHTVSSLTAGTKYTFTLFSVFEDVRSSGVSVTAVTAPSNTGGFRSTGQDETSITLQWNKVNNNVSFTLQFDGTEINITAPDGDGPVTHTVSSLTAGTKYTFTLFSVFEDVRSSGVSVTAVTAPSNTGGFRSTGQDETSITLQWNKVNNNVSFTLQFDGTEINITAPDGDGPVTHTISSLTAGTKYTFTLFSVFEDVRSSGVSVTAVTAPSNTGGFRSTGQDETSITLQWNKVNNNVSFTLQFDGTEINITAPDGDGPVTHTVSSLTAGTKYTFTLFSVFEDVRSSGVSVTAVTAPSNTGGFRSTGQDETSITLQWNKVNNNVSFTLQFDGTEINITAPDGDGPVTHTVSSLTAGTKYTFTLFSVFEDVRSSGVSVTAVTAPSNTGGFRSTGQDETSITLQWNKVNNNVSFTLQFDGTEINITAPDGDGPVTHTVSSLTAGTKYTFTLFSVFEDVRSSGVSVTAVTAPSNTGGFRSTGQDETSITLQWNKVNNNVSFTLQFDGTEINITAPDGDGPVTHTVSSLTAGTKYTFTLFSVFEDVRSSGVSVTAVTAPSNTGGFRSTGQDETSITLQWNKVNNNVSFTLQFDGTEINITAPDGDGPVTHTVSSLTAGTKYTFTLFSVFEDVRSSGVSVTAVTAPSNTGGFRSTGQDETSITLQWNKVNNNVSFTLQFDGTEINITAPDGDGPVTHTVSSLTAGTKYTFTLFSVFEDIRSSGVSFTAVTAPSNAGNFRSTGQDETSITLQWNKVNNNVSYILQFDGTEINITAPDGDGPVTHTVSSLTAGTKYTFTLFSVFEDVRSSGVSFTAVTGEILNFFSVLLM from the exons ATGATG ttttcttCAGAGGTTTATAACATGGATTATGGGCTGATCATCTTTTTGCTCACAG gaGCATTGGTCAGTGTTGCCTCTGCCCAAACTCGTCAGTATCACTTTGTGAGCACGCCACTGAACtggactgaagctcagagctTCTGCCGACAGGTCTATACTGACCTGGCCACCATagaaaacacagctgatgtCAGTGCCGTTAATGCTACTACATCAAACTACACAG GCCAGGCTTGGATAGGTCTCTATGATGATTTGGTAAACAGCTGGAGATGGTCCCTGGATAACAGCAGCTTCTAtggagaaggagaaacagagtTTAGAAATTGGGATTTGAATCCTGTTCAGCCCAACAATCAACTAGGACAACAGTACTGTGTGGTATTATATGGTGGCCGTTTGGGCACATGGGGAGACACTGAATGCAGCATGGAACTTCAGTTTGTGTGCTATGCTG GCATAGAAAATGGCACACTGGTCTATGTTATAATTGACAATCAGGTGAATTGGACTCAAGCTCAGAGATTCTGCAGGGAGAATTATGTTGACCTAGCCAG TATAAGaaatcagacagaaaatgacatcATCACAAGCATATCAAATGGGAGATTTGTGTGGATTGGTCTGTACCGGAATAACCTGTGGTCTGATGGGAGCACCTCTCTGTTTCGAAACTGGGCCGCTGGACAGCCAGACTCTGGGACAGATAACTGTTTCACCACATCATTCAGTGGCTCAGGACAGTGGTCAGATGATGATTGCTCCCTCAGCTTGCCATTCATCTGTTTCAGAACAA TTCCACCCAACGCAGAAGGCTTCAGATCAACAGGACAAGATGAGACCAGTATCactctgcagtggaataaaGTCAACAACAATGTCAGCTATATTCTCCAGTTTGATGGGACAGAGATAAACATCACTGCACCAGATGGAGATGGACCAGTAACTCACACAGTCTCATCTCTCACTGCTGGAACCAAAtacacattcactctcttctctgtgtttgaggacGTCAGAAGCAGTGGAGTAAGCTTTACTGCAGTCACTG TTCCTTCAAATGCAGGAGGCTTCAGGTCAACAGGACAAGATGAGACCAGTATCactctgcagtggaataaaGTCAACAACAATGTCAGCTTTACTCTCCAGTTTGATGGTACAGAGATAAACATCACTGCACCAGATGGAGATGGACCAGTAACTCACACAGTCTCATCTCTCACTGCTGCAACCAAAtacacattcactctcttctctgtgtttgaggacGTCAGAAGCAGTGGAGTAAGCGTTACTGCAGTCACTG ctcctTCAAACACAGGAGGCTTCAGGTCAACAGGACAAGATGAGACCAGTATCactctgcagtggaataaaGTCAACAACAATGTCAGCTTTACTCTCCAGTTTGATGGAACAGAGATAAACATCACTGCACCAGATGGAGATGGACCAGTAACTCACACAGTCTCATCTCTCACTGCTGGAACCAAAtacacattcactctcttctctgtgtttgaggacGTCAGAAGCAGTGGAGTAAGCGTTACTGCAGTCACTG ctcctTCAAACACAGGAGGCTTCAGGTCAACAGGACAAGATGAGACCAGTATCactctgcagtggaataaaGTCAACAACAATGTCAGCTTTACTCTCCAGTTTGATGGAACAGAGATAAACATCACTGCACCAGATGGAGATGGACCAGTAACTCACACAGTCTCATCTCTCACTGCTGGAACCAAAtacacattcactctcttctctgtgtttgaggacGTCAGAAGCAGTGGAGTAAGCGTTACTGCAGTCACTG ctcctTCAAACACAGGAGGCTTCAGGTCAACAGGACAAGATGAGACCAGTATCactctgcagtggaataaaGTCAACAACAATGTCAGCTTTACTCTCCAGTTTGATGGAACAGAGATAAACATCACTGCACCAGATGGAGATGGACCAGTAACTCACACAGTCTCATCTCTCACTGCTGGAACCAAAtacacattcactctcttctctgtgtttgaggacGTCAGAAGCAGTGGAGTAAGTGTTACTGCAGTCACTG ctcctTCAAACACAGGAGGCTTCAGATCAACAGGACAAGATGAGACCAGTATCactctgcagtggaataaaGTCAACAACAATGTCAGCTTTACTCTCCAGTTTGATGGAACAGAGATAAACATCACTGCACCAGATGGAGATGGACCAGTAACTCACACAGTCTCATCTCTCACTGCTGGAACCAAAtacacattcactctcttctctgtgtttgaggacGTCAGAAGCAGTGGAGTAAGCGTTACTGCAGTCACTG ctcctTCAAACACAGGAGGCTTCAGGTCAACAGGACAAGATGAGACCAGTATCactctgcagtggaataaaGTCAACAACAATGTCAGCTTTACTCTCCAGTTTGATGGAACAGAGATAAACATCACTGCACCAGATGGAGATGGACCAGTAACTCACACAATCTCATCTCTCACTGCTGGAACCAAAtacacattcactctcttctctgtgtttgaggacGTCAGAAGCAGTGGAGTAAGTGTTACTGCAGTCACTG ctcctTCAAACACAGGAGGCTTCAGATCAACAGGACAAGATGAGACCAGTATCactctgcagtggaataaaGTCAACAACAATGTCAGCTTTACTCTCCAGTTTGATGGAACAGAGATAAACATCACTGCACCAGATGGAGATGGACCAGTAACTCACACAGTCTCATCTCTCACTGCTGGAACCAAAtacacattcactctcttctctgtgtttgaggacGTCAGAAGCAGTGGAGTAAGCGTTACTGCAGTCACTG ctcctTCAAACACAGGAGGCTTCAGGTCAACAGGACAAGATGAGACCAGTATCactctgcagtggaataaaGTCAACAACAATGTCAGCTTTACTCTCCAGTTTGATGGAACAGAGATAAACATCACTGCACCAGATGGAGATGGACCAGTAACTCACACAGTCTCATCTCTCACTGCTGGAACCAAAtacacattcactctcttctctgtgtttgaggacGTCAGAAGCAGTGGAGTAAGCGTTACTGCAGTCACTG ctcctTCAAACACAGGAGGCTTCAGGTCAACAGGACAAGATGAGACCAGTATCactctgcagtggaataaaGTCAACAACAATGTCAGCTTTACTCTCCAGTTTGATGGAACAGAGATAAACATCACTGCACCAGATGGAGATGGACCAGTAACTCACACAGTCTCATCTCTCACTGCTGGAACCAAAtacacattcactctcttctctgtgtttgaggacGTCAGAAGCAGTGGAGTAAGCGTTACTGCAGTCACTG ctcctTCAAACACAGGAGGCTTCAGGTCAACAGGACAAGATGAGACCAGTATCactctgcagtggaataaaGTCAACAACAATGTCAGCTTTACTCTCCAGTTTGATGGAACAGAGATAAACATCACTGCACCAGATGGAGATGGACCAGTAACTCACACAGTCTCATCTCTCACTGCTGGAACCAAAtacacattcactctcttctctgtgtttgaggacGTCAGAAGCAGTGGAGTAAGTGTTACTGCAGTCACTG ctcctTCAAACACAGGAGGCTTCAGATCAACAGGACAAGATGAGACCAGTATCactctgcagtggaataaaGTCAACAACAATGTCAGCTTTACTCTCCAGTTTGATGGAACAGAGATAAACATCACTGCACCAGATGGAGATGGACCAGTAACTCACACAGTCTCATCTCTCACTGCTGGAACCAAAtacacattcactctcttctctgtgtttgaggacGTCAGAAGCAGTGGAGTAAGCGTTACTGCAGTCACTG ctcctTCAAACACAGGAGGCTTCAGGTCAACAGGACAAGATGAGACCAGTATCactctgcagtggaataaaGTCAACAACAATGTCAGCTTTACTCTCCAGTTTGATGGAACAGAGATAAACATCACTGCACCAGATGGAGATGGACCAGTAACTCACACAGTCTCATCTCTCACTGCTGGAACCAAAtacacattcactctcttctctgtgtttgaggacATCAGAAGCAGTGGAGTAAGCTTTACTGCAGTCACTG